A single window of Natronogracilivirga saccharolytica DNA harbors:
- a CDS encoding glycosyltransferase family 4 protein, translating into MNILFITDNFPPEVNAPATRTYEHCKEWVRQGARVTVITGAPNFPQGKVFDGYKNKLYQKEVVDGIQVVRVWTYITRNQGFMRRTLDYLSFAFTSFLAGLFQKADVIVATSPQFFTTWAGWALSKLKRKPWVFELRDLWPESIKSVGALNDGKLYQFLEKIELGLYDSADHIIPNTDAFRKNLIERGVDKNGISVITNGSNLDLFTPPPNGQTDALKAKLGISDKFTVGYIGTHGMAHALDFIVDSVYEMQDANIHFLFIGDGAEKENIRQKVEKYKLTNVTMLDPVPKNDMPLYLSIIDVSLVPLKKSDTFKTVIPSKIFEAAAMDKPVLLGVDGQARKIIEKYESGLYFNPENKADFIEKTRLIADNKELYKSLARNCRRLATDFDRKKLANEMLEVLSRV; encoded by the coding sequence ATGAACATACTCTTTATAACCGACAATTTTCCGCCTGAGGTTAATGCACCGGCTACCAGGACCTATGAACACTGCAAGGAATGGGTCAGGCAGGGAGCCCGTGTTACTGTCATCACAGGAGCGCCCAATTTTCCACAGGGGAAAGTGTTCGACGGGTATAAGAACAAATTATATCAGAAAGAGGTCGTAGACGGCATTCAAGTGGTAAGGGTCTGGACGTACATAACCCGAAACCAGGGGTTTATGCGCCGGACGCTGGATTATCTCAGCTTTGCTTTTACCTCTTTTCTTGCAGGGCTGTTTCAAAAAGCCGATGTTATTGTCGCAACATCGCCTCAGTTTTTTACAACCTGGGCGGGATGGGCGCTGTCCAAATTGAAGCGGAAGCCATGGGTTTTTGAGCTCAGGGATTTATGGCCGGAATCCATAAAATCAGTCGGCGCACTGAATGACGGCAAGCTCTATCAATTTCTCGAGAAAATAGAACTTGGCTTGTACGACAGTGCCGATCACATCATTCCCAATACGGATGCCTTTCGCAAAAACCTGATTGAACGGGGGGTCGATAAGAACGGCATTTCTGTTATTACCAATGGCTCCAACCTGGATCTGTTTACGCCTCCGCCTAACGGTCAAACCGATGCACTGAAAGCCAAATTGGGGATATCGGATAAATTTACTGTCGGATATATCGGCACGCACGGTATGGCTCATGCCCTTGATTTTATTGTTGATTCGGTGTATGAAATGCAGGATGCCAACATACATTTTTTGTTTATCGGAGATGGAGCGGAGAAAGAAAACATCAGACAAAAAGTTGAAAAATATAAACTTACTAATGTGACGATGCTCGATCCCGTTCCTAAAAATGACATGCCGCTGTATTTATCAATTATAGATGTTTCGTTAGTTCCCTTGAAAAAGAGCGATACATTCAAAACAGTGATACCGTCCAAAATTTTTGAAGCAGCAGCAATGGACAAACCGGTGCTTCTGGGAGTGGACGGACAGGCAAGAAAAATAATTGAAAAGTATGAATCAGGGTTGTATTTTAATCCCGAAAATAAAGCGGACTTCATCGAGAAAACCCGTTTAATCGCTGACAACAAAGAACTATATAAGTCACTCGCCCGCAACTGCCGTAGGCTGGCAACCGACTTTGACAGAAAAAAACTTGCTAATGAAATGCTTGAGGTATTGTCAAGAGTTTAA